In Capsicum annuum cultivar UCD-10X-F1 chromosome 8, UCD10Xv1.1, whole genome shotgun sequence, the genomic window cctatgaaaggagttatgcggtttggaaaaaggggtaaattgagccctcgctatatagggccatatcaaattctgaaaaagattggtacagttgcttatgagctagaattgcctgcatcTTTGGGTTCAGTTCATCCGATAttatggaggaatcagaaagtcgaagaagcaacttgggagtcagaagatgacatgaaaattagatatcccaatttgtttgcttcgatggaggatgagacagaaggtactatttcTAACTTaactttcctagtcctttattatgcttaaaATCGTGTTTGTTTGTGTcacgcatcatcattcggggacgaatgatcctaagggggtgataatgtaacgccccacatttcgggctacaatatagaccatgattcagatgtgttgataaatcccaaagccataaaatcctatgccaatacggcatgtcaATTAATTGTGTAGCatatgaatccattcaagcttgaatttagaccatagaggttcTTCAACTCAAgaacgagttgaaactatttcgatcgactaagttttagtggatgtggtaaagtgtgtcagcttccatcgaccataactctctgtatatgtcaaattagggagcctactatgttttaaatgataggtcttcgagttatctttccaacgataccaattttgctaaaatcctacacccgagcaagaagttatggccttttaaagtgatatgcgtcgcctaaccaatcacccatggccactgaaaagcataggtgatagcctaggcggcgcctatgtaaacataggcgatagcctaggcggagcctatgtaaacataggcaatgggatgggcggcgcctatgtaaagaattcaagtgacttaaacactctgttttgggGGCAAAAAAGTCCTTTTACACTTTTACTTAgtcctaaaacatgaaattcagttccaaggacccaaAAATACACCCTCATTTATTAAAAGTGCTCAAaaattctccttagggtttcaaaataaaaacccaagcaactcgtgattcaaccgggggttttaggaacaaattgcatatttggaatcctctcaacgtaggcttcgagaagcatctaatattcgtagtaatagaggtacgtggggttatcctaaaatctcatgggtgtagtttttatgaacatgtatgcttttaaatgggggttttcaatcaaatgctaataacttgctttcaatatgatttctaagtcatttttctttatgtcatgggaattgtttgcctatatacttcaatggttgaaaccatgcatatgtgatttgagattttccatggaagtttgataaatacgaatgataaattgctttcaaattcccatgataatgtcttgataacCCATATAacattgtgaccaacaaaagagagcatgaatttgaaataaatattgttcaccacatGTAAataatgaagcaccttggtttttacatgataatgcatatgtggaagtgatattgatgacttgcaagtcgggtatgacgataccctacagaatatgatatgtgattgaatcaaataaaattcaaatgccTTAAATTTACATGAGGttggtggatgcccgaagaaggcgtttgagtgtaagggctcatcgctggaaaacgtgtttgccggcatggaaatttggtaccaggctaagtgatcttgtgtacttgactttatttcattcccaaattgggactataggtaggagcccggtctaagtgatcttgggcactaccagtgggtcgagacaccacgcttcgtggtcttgtgtgtctctccctcacttatacttctaatctcggcggcaactgaGGTTGGGCAGTTGGTGTAAAttttgtagggtattccacctagctcagttgtatttctttgttgttgaaaaactattgcattacacccatgtgttttcaaatgatttgatacgaaattgctttataatggctctcaactatattttgtaaaaatattatgttttgttttaatatctctgcgtgccagtacttttgtgctgaccccctccccctctccaacctcttaggtttagaggcccagtctaggggttaagagaatcagtagatcattcagacagagttgcagagacaagtggtgagccttctatgtttcgaaaggtcttatgtcctgcagtccttttatcttatattcagttttggggtctactgggggccttgtcccagtttatatatagttacttgactcagttatttgttagagattttcgcagacagttgtttagaggctgattgatgttgggggaaccttatttctccgttattgtttcttttcatatttatgaccatgtttccgaattattgtgcTTCTTCCGCATTACATTGATCATATGAATttggtgcatgattaccagacaaataggggtgtttcgggccccCATGGTTCGAAATTCTCGTCACGGCCGGGCCCTGGATTGGGTCGTGACACCAGGGGTATCATCAATTCACCAAATCCATAATATGATTTAAGACAATATATCACAGATTTTGGACAGCCCACTGTTGCATAAGCATCCGAGAGTAAAGTTCTTTTCTGTATAAGCTAATCGAATATACATATAAGCAAAAGACAAAATACTAACATCTCGATAGGTTGTCATGTTGGTTGCACGTTCTCCATGGTATCGAGAATCATTTGCAACAACGATATATCCCCTTGAAGCATAtccctaaaagaaaaaattatacttGATATTCCATTACAATAAGAACTCAAGAAtattcaagaaaacaacaaatgTCACCTCAAGCAATGGCCTCAACCACTCTTTGCATTTGTTCGTGCTATGCAAGAAAACAATAGTAGGcctccttttcttttctctttccttcATGCTTAATACAATTACAGGTAAGAGCCCTTTCCCTCCTTCCTGGAAACAGCAGGAGAGTTCATGCCTGATACTAATTGCAATAGACATGGAGAAGATATCCATTCATGTTGGATCTTTCCTGTGAAGTGATTCCTCATAACTGAAAGAACTAAATTACTTAAAAAAAGGTAGAATACTTCTTTTTCTTTGCAGTCCCTAAAGAAAAGACTCAAAAAAATTTACAGACAAGAGACAAAGTACATTTATTTCAAAATGTGATGAACCAGAAATCTTCCAAAGTATTTTTTTGTTGCTTATTTGGGGTAGGGAAACTAActaggcctaactcaacctcaaaagctagctcaagagggtTTTTTGTTGCTTATTTGGGGTTCTGCTTTTGTAGGGGCAGGAAAACTAACTacgcctaactcaacctcaaaagttagctcatgaggggaggatagGATTGCCCAAGATCATATAAggagctcatgaggggaggataggattgtccaagaccatataaggagaccaaggactaTATAAGATTATATTGGTGcatcttaatatatatatatatatatatatatatatatatatatatatatatatatatatatatcacatgataggtgaacggactCATATTCACctattatatttttcagattttaaggtaTTCAAtctcaacattagttggtccaaccaacttatcatgagaacaaacaacatgaataattcttgaagaatcttctaattCTTCATTACATGTCCAATACTCAACATGCACTGCATCTTTGagatgtcataatcgttcatgtcaacttatgaacttgtTTGTACTAGTAAACTCTATGTTTACTATGATATGTgattttgctttagtaaatttcagatttacttaacatgaataattttttaaattttctacttcgggagaaaattttaaaataactcctCTCAAGCATTCTATCTctttcagaggtgagttgtgatatcaTTACAATTAAGTGAACGTTTGTATTGATAagtttactaaatattatcacattcaccctAGGAATGAATCTATGCTTATAACGATAAAAATTTCCATTCCCAGGAATGGagtataatcatgccttaagcctatcaaattatgatagcttataacctctttcaaaatattgttaATTCAAGAGTAAATCGAGGTGTGCATATAATGTAGAAaattttttctctaacatatcttacaATCATAATAAGTgcatgaaaatatcatcacttttgatgatcattatcatattattcccTCCATGCGTATATTCGTATATTCAATCACTTGCCTTCTTTCAGGCATGTTATGCATTGCTAATACATTCCCTTCAAGAATGGAACAAGTTGTCAACTTTGAAATTCATTATATATtactaccatattcacttcatggaatataGCATATCAATTGAATATGTTTCGTGACTTTTTACCAAACATCCATTATTTTACCttagctatcataatatcatcaatatggtgtattgagattcaaactcaatatcttatttATATAAATACGTCTTAGGCTATAACTCGATGGGACGTGAACCAACATCTTATCATAATAGTGCATTGaaacttttaacccaatgtcttaccctcttaatgagatgtGACTTAcattcattattatatttttttaacaatattgttcttcatgaaaaaatttaaagcataaatggttccaaatcaattatttttcctcaaatccatcaatacttatatcattaatagaaaaagacaaataacataaggaattactagccttaaaattacctttagatttataatctcgcTTTGTTTGACAGTCTTGTGTTGATaactgttataaaatataaagtaagaacaagaatagagagagaagagagagtgattAATCATTTCTCTTGAGGAGTTCTCTTGATCGGTGAATTACAATAAAGAaaaattcctttatttatagggaaaaactaaccttgaggtttctaactttttcataaatagacattcactatatatggtaatatatttatgacgtaagcatataaaaaataagctgataatgtaatttttgtttgcACTGACGGTGCACACTAGTTAATATGTTTAAACTATTTTACAAAGTCCAAGGGCAAATAAGCAAATAATTTCCCATAATATCCCGAATGTCATTCAAAtaaggccaaacccatcgatagccccttaaacttgtccctaaaattcacttatgcccctaaactaaggcttgtacctatctaACCCCTAAACTCCTCAATTTGGTTCCTATTGGGCATTTTTCGCCCACATGGCACTGCGCGTGCTGTGCAATCTCCTAAGGCGcgtgaaaactaaaaaaattgtcCTTGTGGCAAAAGTTAACGTTAAATTACGTTACTTTTGCCATTCCCTtcaattttcctctttttaacctaaatttactcttcttctttcttcattcTCTCCTCCATagatgagttctcatcaacttctCTCATCTCACTATCAAAGTTATCTCCTAATttctcttaaattatttttctctctcattttcGATGAGAATGTTGGAAAATTCCATCAATATTGATGTTCCCAATTTGTGTTACTGTTTCGAATTTTGTCCTTTAAGAACTTCAAGGACTCCTTCAAATCCGGGTCGTAGATTTTTTGGATGTAAAGTTCCAAAAGTTTGTATCATTTTCacagattttaattattatttttttggtatctttttattattcttttatttttttcattttagaaaAATGGTGGATGTGGGTACTTTAGATAGATTGATCCAAAACCTTCAATATCTGTGCATCAATATCCTGAGGTAGAATTGAGCTTAGTAATTAGGTGCAAAGATGGTGAAAATTCATGTGATCGATTGAAGCAAAAGCTCAAAGACATTGAACAAGAGAGGGATactttgtgtgagaaattgaaagatagtgAAGGGAAGTTGATTGCATTGAGGTAAAAACTTATTAAAGTTAAACTTGAAAGGAAATGTGCTAAGCTCAAATTGAATAGACTTGTTTTACTTCTTCTCATTATTCTAACTGTAAAGTGGTTCTTTAATATGGTGTAAGGTGTAGTAGTTAAGTTTGCCTATTGAATAGGCAATTGGATATTGTAAtggttagtttgtagtagttgtttcgttagtttgtagtagtagtagtttgtagtagttgtttGTTTAGTTGGGCtagtttgtagtagttgtttgaatgaattgacatatttttgtatGACAATCTCATTGTCAATTGGCTACTTTGTGTCTACTTGTGTAGCTACTGAAGGTATTACCATACAACCTATTTGTAACTACTAAAGGTTATGATAAAAATGAACTATATTACAAGTGCAAGCAGCTGGATATCATATTAACACAGCTCAAGATTGAGCTAAAAACTGCATACATGATGTAAAGGTGTTcaaaaaaggctcaacattaAGCAGAATAGTTCTACTGCAGTATACACCAAATTCATTAATTGCTGCCTAACAAAAAGTTATTCAAAAACTAGTAACACAATTTGTTCAAAGACATTATCCCTCATTACAGTGCAAATCATTTCTAAATGAACTACTTCTTTGAAGATCCAATTGATAAAGAAGACTTGGTTGcttccatttttttttctcttatttgcttTCATTTGTTGCAATTGTGTGTTGGTGACTGCATCTTTTCCATTTCACTTTAGGCCACTAGgtttaaaaccaatatctatgTTGGTTGGTGAAACACTCCTTAAATTTATACCTCCATAAAGAACCCTCTCACTTGACGTACCTTGCTGCAAAATTAGACAAAATTGTAAGACAGTGAACATTGAAAACTTGAATAAAAACATTAgggaaaacattattataggtaaGTAATGAGACAGAAATGAATACATTGTACACGCGGGTTCCAGTTGCTGGATCAGAGTAAACACCAAAACCAGTTGCAGGACTTTTGTATCCAGTAGCAGCAGCAAATGAGGTAGCATTGTATGACCTCTTGTTGGTCGGCAAAGGTGGTACTTGACTGGAAGAAACATTTCTTCCACTTTCAAATGGGGTCCTTCTTGCATTGGCTATTTTTCTTGGCGATCCTTTACCACTCCCTCCTTGACCTCTACCAATTCCTCCTTTACCTCCCCTATCAGCACCAAATTGTCTACTACCAGAACCATCATCCCTACTAGAACAACCTTTACCTCTACCAGAAGCACTTTGACCTCTACCAGCAGCACTTTGACCTCTACCAATTCCTCTTTTACCTCTCCTATCAGCACCAAATTGACCACTGCCAGAATCACCATCCCTACCAGAACAACCTTTACCTCTACCAGCAGCACCTTTACCTCTACCAGCAGCACCTTTACCTCTACCAGCAACACCTTGGCCTCTACCAGCCACACTTGGCACCTTTCTTTGAGGTGTTTTTGGCATAGCAGCTATGTCAGCACAAATAGATCCTAATTGACTGGATTGTGTCGTTCTATATGTATGAAAGGTAGATCTTGACTGTGAATAAATGCaatataatattttcaacatttttcaataataatattaagcaggacaaaaaataataatattaagcagGACAAAAATATTAAGACAGCAGAACATATATAACTTACTCTTGTTGTCTAACTTTGAGTGTAGGTATGTCTTGTCATTGCACTGGTGTCACCACAAATAGAACTTGATTGTGGTGGTGGTGGATTCCATGAAGCTTCAGGCTGACATCTAGGTTGACTACTATTACTGCTCCCTATCCCATTCTAACATACAAACAGAAATATGAAAAGCTAAgaaatatgttaaatttataaACTATTATGGAATTCATTTAAGGCTTACCATTTTGGCGCATACCATCTTGTTATGGCTAACTTTCTTGCACCTTGAACAAGTGATCTTGACACCTTTTTTTGAGAGTTTACCCCACTTTTTTGGCTCATCCTTCTTCTTCCTGCCAAGTCTGCCTGGCATCTTTCTTGGTTTTGGAGGTTCAATTGATGGGTTTTTGGTTTTCGACCACATTCTCATATTGGTAATTGGTTGAATAAAATGGCAATAAGACTTAAGAAAGGTTTCTTTCTTATAACAGTGCTCTACATGCTGATCAGGATCTATATTCAAGTAATAATAAGCACAAATGGCATGAGGACAAGGAACACCTTTTAACATCCATAACCTACAATCACAATACTTCTTGTCCAAGTGAACAACAAATGTGTACACCCCATCCTcaatttcaaaaccattaacTCCATTCCATAGAACTCTAAACCTATTTGAATATTCCTTGTTAACTTCTAAAATAGTTCTTGCCATAGGTGCAATGTCTGAAATCCATGTTTCTGCAAATTTAATCATATCTACATGTCTATTCATCAGTTGATGTCTGATATCCTCTAACATTGTGATTATGGACTTATGTTTAGCAGCTAAGATCCAAGAACTGAAAGTCTCACACATGTTATTTTCTACAATATCACATTTGaaatgtgttttgaaatatgCCCTACACCAAGAAGTAGGAGGATTAATCAGCATGTCTTCAGTTATTTCTTTCTTACCTAGCCTTGACATTGTTTGCATCTCCTCTCTACACTTTACTTCAAAACTTGCTTTTGCACATCTCCAAAACTGTttccttctcttttctcatctccAGTGCATATGCCAATTGCTCCAAATATGTCTAACACACATTCTTCTCTTAGCATTTGGTAGCAGATACATTAAAACAGGAACAGGACCCTGTAATAAGTATTAAGcattattaaaacatgaatattattggaaaataaagtcaagtaatgagaaaaataattaagtggTGGTACCTTTTGTTGGTCTGACATTACATTCAAGCCTTCACGAGTTCCCAGATTTAGATCTGCAATCAGATATCTTATGAACCAGTCCCATCTATGTTTTGTTTTAGTATCCACAACTGCCCGTGCAATATGATACATTTGGTTGTTGCCATTTTTCCCTACAGCAACCAACAACTCACCCTTACAAACTCCTTTGAGAAAGCATCCATCAAAACCAATAATTTTCCTACACCCATCTAACCATCCTTGCTTGAAGGCATGAAAGCACACATAGAAATAAACAAAGAGGTTCTTTCCTGGTTCAGTTTCTTTGTCAATTTTTATCCAGCAAGAACTTTCAGGATTTTTTGTCTTGATCATATCTGCATAGTCACATAATCTGGAAAATTCCAGCTTTCAATCTCCCATATTCTCGCTCATAACAATCTGTTTAGCCCTATAACAAATAGTTTTACCTACATAAAGACCCAACACAACTCTTACTAAATCCTGAATTTCCCAAATCCTAATGTATGACTGAGAAGCTATTCTGTCCTTGAACTTTCTAGCAACCAGCTTTGAATTACACATTTTGTTCTTGTTTAGAGGTATACATTTGTGAATAGGGTTATAgttcttaataataaaatcacCTGAATCCCTATAAGTAGAAGCAAACAGCAACCAGTTGCAATTAGCTGCAATGCACTTcaccattattttatgtttttcattaggTTTTAACTTCACCTGCCTTCTATACGCTACAGCATAATCTGCAACAGCTTTTCTAAACTGATTTACACCCGCAAAAATCATTCCAAGCTCAAACACAGAAAACTCACAATTTTCATCATACCTAGTTTTCTTGCTTCTCCTTCTTCTAGGTAAATCTACTTCTCTAACAGTATCTACATCTATATCTTCACTATCTTCACTCGAACAATCAGAACTATCAATATATTCCTCATCTCCACCCAACTTTCCAGAATATTTGGTAGCCTTACTTTGACCAATATCCCCAAAGCCTCTATCTACAAAACGAGCAACTCCCACAGGTActttttcagtttcaacaaccttttttcttgcttttttgtttctttctttattgttggctttttttcccttctttcttgTCTAAAAGCCCTCAACTCCTCATCAACATCTGAGCCATCTTCTGTAGGAATATCTCCAAGATCTGAATTACTACTTAAATAATCTGATAACTCACTTGTTAGCCTATTAACATCTTCTACATCAACCTCATCACCTCTTTCTACACCAAAATCTTCTAGTTTAATATCTTCTACATAGATATCTTCTACATCAGCCTCATCACCTCCTTGTACACCAACATCTTCTACATCAGCCTCCCTCTCTTTCTCTACTCCAACAGATTCCCTCACTATGTTAGCACTATCACCAACACCAACATTTTCTCTTTCTAGGTCTGCACACTCAATAATATCAAGTGCAAGTAAAAAACCAGTGGGACCATCAGGGTCAAGAATTGGttcatctaaaacatgatagacataaaaatcaatagagtcctcatgttttaaatttttaaccaGTTCATAGAGATGTCTGTCACTTTTAACCAACTTGGACTGATTAGTTACTGCATCTTGATAATAAAACCCTCTAACAGCTTCATACCCTAATTCTTTAGTATAAAATAACAATTCTAGTATGGAAAAGTGGTCCTTGTCAATGTACCTTACCTCTGGCACACAACTTGCAACATATGTAGGGACACCTGTATTGGAAAAGGATCCCCCATGGCgcaattttgtgaaaattatctCCATTTATTACGTCACCTGTTAGAAAGGGTAAAAATTCAAAGTTACTTAACGGAATGGCCACGGAATATACCCAGAGTACACATCAATAAGCTAAAAGATACAatctttaatgcatgttaagtaaGGAGACAGAATATTCCCAAAATCATAGGTGTAACAGTGatttcaaaaccctaaaaactacaatatgctaaaattcaacaaaatttaaCAAATACTAATCATAAGAACACTTACACAAGGAAGATTTGAGGAAAACCCCCAAATTTGTCTTGGTTAATTTAAGGTTAATTTAGGGTTATGAAGAGGGAGAGAGTTAAcgggagagagagaaaaacttCCGTGGAATgagatttttttcatttaaaattaaaatgtattaAGTATATGTGGAGTTAGTTTATACACGTGGAGGGTTTTAAGTGGAATAACTTTCCACATCAGTGGCGTTTGGAGAGACGCGCCTGGAAGCTGATGAGATGTGGGCAAACAATGCTCAATTGAAACCAAATTGAGGGGTTTAGGGGTttaataggtacaagccttagtttaggggcctaagtgaattttagggacaagtttgTGGGGCTATCGATGGATTTGGCCTTCAAATAAAAAACAATTTGGTTGGTAGACATTCATTTTCCTTAAATTCTCAACTTCTCTGGAGAATAATTCTTCCGCCAAAAATCAATCCCCCGTGggaaacataaaatgaaaagaaatggAAGACCAAATACAAGCCAAAGATACAAATTGCAATCTTTAAGAGTAATCCTTCAAAACAATTATAGGAACTATCATTGAATCCTTGAGACAAGAATGTTTGACACTGTAGATTCAAGCATTTGTGATTATACTTTAAGAAATCTGTCAAACCAGTCACTCGCTTCTTTTACCATCAACGGTGTCATTCGATGACCAATTCCAGGTTGTGCTATCAGCTGAAATTTATTAAAACAAGCATCTCAGAACCAAAGAAGATTGATATTTACTTGCAAGTTGCAACAGAGAAGTATAATCCAAGAACTAAAAGACCAGTTGGTCTTGGGAAaaccattattttagatattcgaTTAACTAATTTGGCCAGATTTTTACAAAGTGAGAGAGTGAAGAACATTTGAGTGGATTGAAGAGTCTGAAAAGTCCAAAGAAACAAGTTGGAGTAATCCCAAATGAAGTGAATGGAAAAGTGAAACAATTAAAAGATACTTGAGAGTAACTGAAACAGGTCAACCACTAAGGCTCATATAGTTTAAAGTCAGCTAGTCTCCCCAAACAAGTTTCACACTACTCTCTTACCCATTTCTGTTCCCCACACCCCCTTATAAAAGTCCATATTTAattatcggaaacagcctctctaccccaCAAATGTAGGGGTAAGGTCTATGTACATCCTATTCTCCCGAGATCCACTTGTGTagaacttttgaaaaaaaagaaaagaaacttaaaCACGTTATTTATAGATTTGAGTACTGAATTGCAGCAGTATCCATNNNNNNNNNNNNNNNNNNNNNNNNNNNNNNNNNNNNNNNNNNNNNNNNNNNNNNNNNNNNNNNNNNNNNNNNNNNNNNNNNNNNNNNNNNNNNNNNNNNNNNNNNNNNNNNNNNNNNNNNNNNNNNNNNNNNNNNNNNNNNNNNNNNNNNNNNNNNNNNNNNNNNNNNNNNNNNNNNNNNNNNNNNNNNNNNNNNNNNNNNNNNNNNNNNNNNNNNNNNNNNNNNNNNNNNNNNNNNNNNNNNNNNNNNNNNNNNNNNNNNNNNNNNNNNNNNNNNNNNNNNNNNNNNNNNNNNNNNNNNNNNNNNNNNNNNNNNNNNNNNNNNNNNNNNNNNNNNNNNNNNNNNNNNNNNNNNNNNNNNNNNNNNNNNNNNNNNNNNNNNNNNNNNNNNNNNNNNNNNNNNNNNNNNNNNNNNNNNNNNNNNNNNNNNNNNNNNNNNNNNNNNNNNNNNNNNNNNNNNNNNNNNNNNNNNNNNNNNNNNNNNNNNNNNNNNNNNNNNNNNNNNNNNNNNNNNNNNNNNNNNNNNNNNNNNNNNNNNNNNNNNNNNNNNNNNNNNNNNNNNNNNNNNNNNNNNNNNNNNNNNNNNNNNNNNNNNNNNNNNNNNNNNNNNNNNNNNNNNNNNNNNNNNNNNNNNNNNNNNNNNNNNNNNNNNNNNNNNNNNNNNNNNNNNNNNNNNNNNNNNNNNNNNNNNNNNNNNNNNNNNNNNNNNNNNNNNNNNNNNNNNNNNNNNNNNNNNNNNNNNNNNNNNNNNNNNNNNNNNNNNNNNNNNNNNNNNNNNNNNNNNNNNNNNNNNNNNNNNNNNNNNNNNNNNNNNNNNNNNNNNNNNNNNNNNNNNNNNNNNNNNNNNNNNNNNNNNNNNNNNNNNNNNNNNNNNNNNNNNNNNNNNNNNNNNNNNNNNNNNNNNNNNNNNNNNNNNNNNNNNNNNNNNNNNNNNNNNNNNNNNNNNNNNNNNNNNNNNNNNNNNNNNNNNNNNNNNNNNNNNNNNNNNNNNNNNNNNNNNNNNNNNNNNNNNNNNNNNNNNNNNNNNNNNNNNNNNNNNNNNNNNNNNNNNNNNNNNNNNNNNNNNNNNNNNNNNNNNNNNNNNNNNNNNNNNNNNNNNNNNNNNNNNNNNNNNNNNNNNNNNNNNNNNNNNNNNNNNNNNNNNNNNNNNNNNNNNNNNNNNNNNNNNNNNNNNNNNNNNNNNNNNNNNNNNNNNNNNNNNNNNNNNNNNNNNNNNNNNNNNNNNNNNNNNNNNNNNNNNNNNNNNNNNNNNNNNNNNNNNNNNNNNNNNNNNNNNNNNNNNNNNNNNNNNNNNNNNNNNNNNNNNNNNNNNNNNNNNNNNNNNNNNNNNNNNNNNNNNNNN contains:
- the LOC124886756 gene encoding protein argonaute 2-like is translated as MPKTPQRKVPSVAGRGQGVAGRGKGAAGRGKGAAGRGKGCSGRDGDSGSGQFGADRRGKRGIGRGQSAAGRGQSASGRGKGCSSRDDGSGSRQFGADRGGKGGIGRGQGGSGKGSPRKIANARRTPFESGRNVSSSQVPPLPTNKRSYNATSFAAATGYKSPATGFGVYSDPATGTRVYNQGTSSERVLYGGINLRSVSPTNIDIGFKPSGLK